The DNA window GTCCGAAATGAACTGAAGACCGCGTTTTGACATGGCGGTAATCGCGGTCTCAGTTACACCGCGAGCGTTCACGGGCGATCGCGAAGAGAATATGAATTCGAGTCCTTCGCTCCAGAGAACCGTTCCCGTAGGTGCTATGGATTCCAGCATCGCCGCGCAGGCGCCCTTCGAGAAGTCCAGTAGGAACCTCACCAGCGCAGTATCCTGCTGAGGGATCGATATCGTCCTCTTATGCTGGCGGATGGCACCGAAACCCTTGAGGGCCCAGGCGATCCTTCGGACCGACTCGATCGTCAGCATCACCTCTTCCGCGACTCTGTCCAGTGACTTCGGGCTGCTGGAGACGGAAAGGAGCACAAGAAGCCTCGAGCCAATCAGAGGATCGATCGGGCGTTCGCTTCCCTCCAAGTACGCAGCCAACGCTTTCGAGTGACCATGTGGGCTGGGAGAGAGCAGCAGTCTCTTGCCCGTTCGTCTGGCCTCAATCATCTTGCTTGACGATAGCGATTGAACTGCCCTGTAGACGGAAATTGCGGATACCTTCAAGGCCTTCGCTACGTCTGCCGTCGACTTGGCACCATCGCATATCGCCTTGAACGTCCTGAGTTCGTTCTTGTTGAGGGCGTACATTCTGAGCAACAATTGATGTTCGTTATATATATGTTTTATCAGTAATTGCACATTCCTATGCGGATTCGGAATTCTCACGTCGACAGAAGGAGTCTCAACGACGGGAACATCTTGATCACCACTCCTACAATCACCATGCTCCCCGTCTGTCCCTTGTGACGATTTATGTCCTGTTGCGATCATGAACCTCTCTGAATCTGACGAGTTCATCTGCCTCCACGACCAATCAGTGTAATTTTGAGTTTATGATGATTCCTGATAAGCCTAAGAATGGAGCGGTCTATGCGTGCGGGGAGCCCTCGGATCCTTGGTGTGGATTCAAACTCAAGTTGGAAAGGCGATAGATGAGGAGATGCCAAGGCCAGGAGCGGGAACCATGAAACGATTCCGATCATACTATTCGGAGCATCAAGGTGGTCGCAATGATTCACATGCTTCTAGGTGTATTGTATCAAGTAACGCGCGGAGGCGTTGGCCCTTGCTTTCGCTTTCCTCTGCCGTTAGTGTGTCACCCTCAGGGCACAGCCTGTCAATGACGACCTCCCCATCGACCGTCAGATTGACTGGGTAGATGACGCATCCGAGCGGTCGACGGGCGTACTCTCTACACCGTTTCCGATCATGATCATAGAAGAAGCAGTATGCGCCGACATTGCGCAGCCTCGGTACTCCGTCGGTCCCCGGACGCGAGAAATCCTCCTTCTTGTAGCCACGGCGTTCCAACCGTGCGATGTCCGCTTTGCAGAGTTCCATCTCTGTATCCTCGCAACATCTCTCGCAATGGGAGCAGCGCATCGAGTCTCCGAGGTCATTAGCATAGTTAAATCTTGGGACGAGTCGGATTAGATTCCCGTTCG is part of the Candidatus Thermoplasmatota archaeon genome and encodes:
- a CDS encoding helix-turn-helix domain-containing protein codes for the protein MYALNKNELRTFKAICDGAKSTADVAKALKVSAISVYRAVQSLSSSKMIEARRTGKRLLLSPSPHGHSKALAAYLEGSERPIDPLIGSRLLVLLSVSSSPKSLDRVAEEVMLTIESVRRIAWALKGFGAIRQHKRTISIPQQDTALVRFLLDFSKGACAAMLESIAPTGTVLWSEGLEFIFSSRSPVNARGVTETAITAMSKRGLQFISDTRYYHCAYWRPRLRKEDIALHQILIDPNSTRNISYGLLFLMKEGYYPSYLAKLGDAVGAGALSRQVAEYLRGEVVENPHFPSESDMAQLRTQYGVD
- a CDS encoding YkgJ family cysteine cluster protein, which codes for MELCKADIARLERRGYKKEDFSRPGTDGVPRLRNVGAYCFFYDHDRKRCREYARRPLGCVIYPVNLTVDGEVVIDRLCPEGDTLTAEESESKGQRLRALLDTIHLEACESLRPP